Proteins co-encoded in one Streptomyces sp. NBC_01283 genomic window:
- a CDS encoding BTAD domain-containing putative transcriptional regulator, translating to MRYRILGATEAYDEQGAPLPVGGRRLRALLATLALRTNRTVPVETLIAEVWAEDEPPTDAPAALQALVGRLRRALGKAAIASDHGGYRLTAAPEDIDLHRFERLVREGRAALGHHDPASAARTLGEALALWRGPALADLPDRSAATRPEALRAEATRARIEAELLLGHASDVVPELRELTEVQPYDEALHALLIRALRDAGRGADALTAYENARRTLADALGTDPGRELRALHAELLNRPGGPGPTTGGHATDGPERREPPERPERPERPERRGNLRPRLTSFVGREPELAAIRSDIRRARLVTLTGPGGSGKTRLAEEAAAGHPQAWLAELAPLDHPEAVPGAVVSALGLRETVLMTSDMTAPQDDPVALLVEYCAPRSLLLLLDNCEHVIGAAADLAQTLLTHCPDLTVVATSREPLGVPGEFVRPVEPLPPDPAYRLFTERAMAVRPDFAPEEDSDAVAEICRRLDGLPLAIELAAARLRLLAPRQIADRLDDRFRLLTSGSRTVLPRQQTLRAVVDWSWDLLDEPERTVLREVSVFAGGWDLAAAEAVCTGPAADLIGALVDKSLLIAEPTARGDMRYRMLETIHEYATERAAETPDLSAAAGRRHTAYVRALVEQAEPLLRSADQLPWIQRMETELDNIRAALQRAIESREVEDALAITLATGWFWWLRNYRREGTEWTARLLLLAPPMPPDGPDGAPDGTGDPLHWSWMSLRLLSFFLVAENRPTDLMEGEGKRESVRRVRDAFSRPGPAAARFPGLIWPFTVYFLEGTDAARPAMDEVVANCRRYGGDWEVGVSLMFRAHQAVDAPGNMSGVDEDLAELRQLSRRAGDRWMRAQVSSAAGEAAMARGLYEEARGEYEEALRLAYEVGAYAETPFLIVRLAEVAYREDDRELAAKALNEASIEADRYGVTDARAFLRMMQARMALDDGDVAGARVCFEASRTDAERGTPPPQFNADLKRLESTIVAAESGPAQALPLLADGQREAVESRCAELVVAALVDTGATFVCRLGDHPRAVRLLAFSTRLRNGSARPMPERAEAEQVESAALAVLGRSRYEAESEAGARLTAAGALAELS from the coding sequence GTGCGGTACAGAATCCTGGGCGCCACCGAGGCGTACGACGAACAAGGGGCACCCCTGCCCGTAGGGGGCCGAAGACTTCGCGCGCTCCTCGCCACCCTCGCGCTCCGCACCAACCGCACCGTCCCCGTGGAAACCCTCATCGCCGAGGTGTGGGCCGAGGACGAGCCGCCCACGGACGCGCCCGCCGCCCTCCAGGCCCTCGTCGGCCGTCTGCGCCGGGCCCTCGGCAAGGCCGCCATCGCCTCGGACCACGGCGGCTACCGCCTCACCGCCGCCCCCGAGGACATCGACCTGCACCGCTTCGAACGCCTTGTGCGCGAGGGGCGGGCGGCCCTCGGCCACCACGACCCGGCGTCGGCCGCCCGCACCCTCGGTGAGGCGCTCGCCCTGTGGCGCGGCCCCGCCCTCGCCGATCTGCCGGACCGCAGCGCGGCCACCCGCCCCGAAGCGCTGCGTGCCGAGGCGACCCGCGCCCGCATCGAGGCCGAGCTGCTCCTGGGCCACGCCTCCGACGTCGTACCGGAACTGCGGGAACTCACCGAGGTCCAGCCGTACGACGAGGCCCTGCACGCGCTGCTGATCCGCGCTCTGCGCGACGCGGGCCGCGGTGCCGACGCCCTCACCGCGTACGAGAACGCGCGCCGCACGCTCGCCGACGCACTCGGCACCGACCCGGGCCGGGAACTGCGAGCTCTGCACGCGGAGTTGCTGAATCGGCCCGGGGGTCCGGGGCCGACCACCGGTGGGCACGCCACTGACGGTCCGGAGCGGCGGGAGCCTCCCGAGCGGCCGGAGCGGCCGGAGCGCCCCGAGCGGCGGGGCAATCTCCGTCCCCGCCTGACCTCTTTCGTCGGCCGGGAACCCGAACTCGCCGCCATCCGTTCCGACATACGACGAGCACGCCTGGTCACCCTCACCGGACCTGGCGGCTCCGGCAAGACCCGCCTCGCCGAGGAAGCCGCCGCCGGGCATCCGCAGGCATGGCTGGCCGAGCTCGCCCCGCTCGACCATCCCGAGGCGGTCCCGGGGGCTGTCGTCAGCGCGCTCGGTCTGCGCGAGACCGTGCTGATGACCAGCGACATGACGGCGCCGCAGGACGACCCGGTCGCCCTGCTCGTCGAGTACTGCGCCCCGCGCAGCCTGCTCCTGCTCCTTGACAACTGCGAACACGTCATCGGCGCCGCGGCCGACCTCGCCCAGACCCTCCTCACGCACTGCCCTGACCTCACCGTCGTCGCCACCAGCCGTGAACCCCTGGGCGTGCCGGGCGAGTTCGTGCGCCCCGTCGAGCCGCTCCCGCCCGACCCGGCGTACCGCCTCTTCACCGAGCGCGCCATGGCCGTGCGCCCGGACTTCGCCCCCGAGGAGGACTCCGACGCCGTAGCCGAGATCTGCCGCCGGCTCGACGGCCTGCCGCTCGCCATCGAGCTCGCCGCGGCCCGCCTGCGCCTGCTCGCACCCCGGCAGATCGCCGACCGTCTCGACGACCGCTTCCGCCTCCTCACCAGCGGCAGCCGCACGGTCCTGCCCCGCCAGCAGACCCTGCGGGCCGTCGTCGACTGGTCCTGGGACCTGCTCGACGAGCCGGAGCGGACCGTGCTGCGCGAGGTGTCCGTCTTCGCCGGCGGCTGGGACCTGGCGGCGGCCGAGGCGGTCTGCACCGGGCCCGCCGCCGACCTCATCGGCGCCCTGGTGGACAAGTCGCTGCTCATCGCCGAGCCCACGGCCAGGGGCGACATGCGCTACCGCATGCTGGAGACCATCCACGAGTACGCGACCGAGCGGGCCGCCGAGACGCCGGACCTGAGTGCCGCCGCGGGCCGGCGCCACACCGCGTACGTCCGCGCGCTGGTCGAACAGGCCGAGCCCCTGCTCCGTTCCGCGGACCAACTCCCCTGGATCCAGCGCATGGAGACAGAGCTGGACAACATCCGCGCGGCCCTGCAGCGCGCCATCGAGTCGCGGGAAGTGGAAGACGCCCTGGCCATCACTCTGGCCACGGGCTGGTTCTGGTGGCTGCGGAACTACCGCAGAGAGGGCACGGAGTGGACCGCCCGTCTCCTGCTCCTCGCACCGCCGATGCCGCCGGACGGGCCTGACGGCGCCCCCGACGGCACGGGCGACCCGCTCCATTGGTCCTGGATGAGCCTGCGGCTGCTGTCCTTCTTCCTGGTGGCGGAGAACAGACCGACGGATCTGATGGAGGGGGAGGGCAAGCGCGAGAGCGTGCGGCGGGTGCGGGACGCCTTCTCGCGACCGGGTCCCGCGGCGGCCCGCTTCCCCGGGCTGATCTGGCCGTTCACGGTCTACTTCCTTGAGGGCACCGACGCGGCAAGGCCCGCCATGGACGAAGTGGTCGCCAACTGCCGTAGGTACGGGGGTGACTGGGAGGTCGGTGTCAGCCTGATGTTCCGTGCGCACCAGGCCGTCGACGCCCCGGGCAACATGTCCGGTGTCGACGAGGACCTCGCCGAGCTGCGGCAGCTGAGCAGGCGCGCCGGTGACCGCTGGATGCGCGCCCAGGTGTCCAGCGCGGCGGGCGAGGCCGCGATGGCGCGCGGTCTGTACGAGGAGGCGCGCGGGGAGTACGAGGAAGCGCTCCGCCTCGCCTACGAGGTGGGCGCTTACGCGGAGACGCCGTTCCTCATCGTCCGCCTCGCCGAGGTGGCGTACCGCGAGGACGACCGCGAGCTGGCGGCGAAGGCCCTCAACGAGGCGTCGATCGAGGCCGACCGGTACGGAGTGACGGACGCGCGGGCGTTCCTGCGGATGATGCAGGCCCGGATGGCGCTGGACGACGGAGATGTCGCCGGGGCCCGCGTCTGCTTCGAGGCGTCCCGCACCGACGCCGAGCGCGGCACGCCACCGCCGCAGTTCAACGCGGACCTCAAGCGCCTGGAGTCCACGATCGTGGCCGCCGAGTCCGGTCCTGCGCAGGCGCTGCCCCTGCTCGCCGACGGTCAGCGCGAAGCCGTGGAGAGCCGGTGCGCGGAGTTGGTCGTCGCCGCCCTCGTGGACACCGGAGCCACCTTCGTGTGCCGCCTTGGCGATCACCCCCGCGCGGTCCGCCTGCTGGCCTTCAGCACCCGGCTGCGGAACGGAAGCGCGCGCCCGATGCCGGAGCGTGCCGAGGCCGAACAGGTCGAGAGCGCGGCGCTCGCCGTCCTCGGCCGGAGCCGTTACGAGGCGGAGAGCGAGGCGGGTGCCCGGCTCACCGCGGCCGGCGCCCTCGCGGAACTGAGCTGA
- a CDS encoding sigma-70 family RNA polymerase sigma factor: MSGDGRDESSSALGDEAAGLPHRQVPNQGGPMAGGAAGGAPDGADPSVPPQREGARAEAAVPLLPTGPTDAGALAPGDGPPPDSDLIARMRAGDDTAYEELYRRHAEAVRRYARTCCRDAHTADDLTAEVFARMLQAVRGGSGPEHAVRAYLLTTVRRVAAGWTKSAKREQLVEDFAVFAAQASRSSEVSDDDTLDLGADVLAMHEAEQSMAMQAFRSLPERWQAVLWHTEVEDESPSDVATLFGLDANGTRVLAKRAREGLKEAYLQAHVSTTLTADEECARYADRLGAYARGSLRTRAERGLRKHLEECAKCRLAAGQIKEVASGIPGVVPIAVIGWFGAAGYAKVAALVGGGAAGAAGAGAAGAAAASGGSSGGAAGGGAAAEGLGAPAKAGIAAGVVVAAAAVVALALTAGGDKPKDLPSADKPPAVEPVVPSKPPPPKPKPKPPPEQPVAESKPKPPPKPAPEPKPRPTPTPTPKPKPPAPKPTPAPTPSKPKPKPPPPPPPAPAVYQWSELRYGVVGDGTKPEMRLGESSWVWQRSGMSIADRQYGHGVTVHGQSSVTIDLNRTCSSYEAVVGVDDLTMGLGKVRFSVFGDGARLWQSPVIKGGDPAVPVQVNLTGRKTIRLVVEPHTPFDSVALADWAQSRFRCT; encoded by the coding sequence ATGAGTGGTGACGGGCGGGACGAGTCGTCCTCCGCCCTGGGCGACGAGGCCGCGGGACTGCCTCATCGGCAGGTGCCGAACCAAGGCGGGCCCATGGCCGGCGGCGCCGCCGGTGGCGCCCCCGACGGCGCGGATCCGAGCGTTCCGCCTCAGCGGGAAGGCGCCAGGGCCGAAGCAGCGGTCCCTCTCCTGCCGACCGGCCCGACCGACGCCGGAGCTCTCGCGCCCGGGGACGGTCCGCCGCCCGACAGCGACCTGATCGCCCGGATGCGGGCGGGCGACGACACCGCGTACGAGGAGCTGTACCGAAGGCACGCCGAAGCCGTCCGCCGGTACGCCCGCACGTGCTGCCGGGACGCGCACACCGCGGACGACCTCACGGCCGAGGTCTTCGCACGGATGCTCCAGGCGGTCCGTGGCGGCAGCGGGCCCGAGCACGCGGTGCGCGCCTATCTGCTCACCACGGTGCGCCGCGTCGCCGCCGGGTGGACGAAGTCGGCGAAGCGTGAGCAGCTGGTCGAGGACTTCGCGGTGTTCGCGGCACAGGCCTCACGCAGCTCCGAGGTCTCCGACGACGACACCCTGGACCTCGGCGCGGACGTGCTCGCGATGCACGAGGCCGAGCAGTCCATGGCCATGCAGGCGTTCCGCAGCCTCCCCGAGCGGTGGCAGGCCGTGCTGTGGCACACGGAGGTCGAGGACGAGTCCCCGAGCGACGTCGCCACCCTCTTCGGGCTCGACGCCAACGGCACCCGGGTCCTCGCCAAGCGGGCCCGCGAGGGTCTGAAGGAGGCGTATCTCCAGGCCCATGTGAGCACCACGCTCACCGCCGACGAGGAGTGCGCGCGGTACGCCGACCGGCTCGGCGCCTACGCACGCGGCAGTCTGCGCACCCGGGCCGAGCGCGGCCTGCGCAAGCACTTGGAGGAGTGCGCCAAGTGCCGGCTTGCCGCGGGCCAGATCAAGGAAGTCGCCAGCGGCATTCCCGGGGTCGTGCCGATCGCGGTCATCGGCTGGTTCGGCGCCGCCGGTTACGCGAAGGTGGCCGCCCTCGTCGGCGGTGGCGCCGCGGGTGCCGCGGGCGCCGGTGCGGCGGGCGCGGCAGCGGCGAGCGGCGGCTCGTCCGGAGGTGCGGCGGGCGGCGGTGCCGCGGCCGAGGGCCTTGGCGCGCCCGCGAAGGCCGGTATCGCCGCGGGTGTCGTCGTCGCGGCCGCGGCCGTCGTGGCGCTGGCGCTCACCGCGGGCGGGGACAAGCCCAAGGACCTGCCGAGCGCCGACAAGCCACCGGCCGTGGAGCCGGTCGTGCCGAGCAAGCCGCCGCCCCCGAAACCGAAGCCGAAGCCGCCGCCCGAGCAGCCGGTCGCCGAGTCGAAGCCGAAGCCTCCCCCCAAGCCGGCTCCCGAGCCGAAGCCGAGGCCGACCCCGACGCCCACCCCGAAGCCGAAGCCGCCGGCCCCGAAGCCGACGCCCGCTCCCACACCGTCCAAGCCGAAGCCCAAGCCGCCGCCCCCGCCGCCGCCCGCCCCGGCGGTCTACCAGTGGAGCGAACTGCGGTACGGCGTCGTCGGTGACGGCACCAAACCCGAGATGCGGCTCGGCGAGAGCAGCTGGGTCTGGCAGCGGTCCGGCATGTCCATCGCGGACCGGCAGTACGGCCACGGCGTGACCGTCCACGGCCAGTCCTCCGTCACCATCGACCTGAACCGCACCTGCTCGTCGTACGAAGCGGTCGTCGGTGTCGACGACCTGACGATGGGCCTGGGCAAGGTGCGGTTCTCCGTCTTCGGCGACGGCGCGCGGCTGTGGCAGTCTCCGGTGATCAAGGGCGGGGACCCGGCGGTCCCGGTGCAGGTGAATCTGACCGGGCGCAAGACGATCCGCCTGGTCGTCGAGCCGCACACGCCGTTCGACTCGGTCGCGCTCGCGGACTGGGCGCAGTCGCGCTTCCGCTGTACGTAG